tccaacaacaatctccacttgcctggatgagtgcgcctctccaacaacaatctccacttgcctggatgagtgcgcctctccaacaacaatccccacttgcctgaatgagtgcgcctctccaacaacaatccccacttgcctgaatgagtgcgcctctccaacaacaatctccacttgcctggatgagtgcgcagctccaacaacaatttccacttgcctggatgagtgcgcctctccaacaacaatctccacttgcctggatgagtgtgcctctccaacaacaatctccacttgcctggatgagtgcgcctctccaacaacaatctccacttgcctggatgagtgcggctctccaacaacaatctccacttgcctggatgagtgcgcctctccaacaacaatctccacttgtctggatgagtgcggctctccaacaacaatctccacttgcctggatgagtgcggctctccaacaacaatctccactcccctggatgagtgcgcctctccaacaacaatctccacttgcctggatgagtgcagctcccaacaacaatctccacttgcctggatgagtgcgcctctccaacaacaatctccacttgcctggatgagtgcgcctctccaacaacaatctccacttgcctggatgagtgcagctcccaacaacaatctccacttgcctggatgagtgcggctctccaacaacaatctccacttgcctggatgagtgcgcctctccaacaacaatctccacttgcctggatgagtgcgcctctccaacaacaatctccacttgcctggatgagtgcgcctctccaacaacaatctccacttgcctggatgagtgtgcctctccaacaacaatctccacttgcctggatgagtgcgcctctccaacaacaatctccacttgcctggatgagtgcggctctccaacaacaatctccacttgcctggatgagtgcgcctctccaacaacaatctccacttgtctggatgagtgcggctctccaacaacaatctccacttgcctggatgagtgcggctctccaacaacaatctccacttgcctggatgagtgcgcctctccaacaacaatctccacttgcctggatgagtgcgcctctccaacaacaatctccacttgcctggatgagtgcgcctctccaacaacaatctccacttgtctggatgagtgcgcctctccaacaacaatctccacttgcctggatgagtgtgcctctccaacaacaatctccacttgcctggatgagtgcggctcccaacaacaatctccacttccctggatgagtgcgcctctccaacaacaatctccacttgtctggatgagtgcggctctccaacaacaatccccacttgcctggatgagtgtgcctctccaacaacaatctccacttgcctggatgagtgtgcctctccaacaataatccccacttgcctggatgagtgcgcctctccaacaacaatctccacttgcctggatgagtgcgactctccaacaacaatctccacttgcctggatgagtgcgcctctccaacaataatctccacttgcctggatgagtgcggctcccaacaacactcgagaagctcgacaccatccaggacaaagcagcccccccaccccccgctcgatcgacacgctaaccaccaacattcactccctccaccacccacgcacagcggcagccgtgtgtaccgtctatAAGATGCGCCGCAGCGACTCGCCGAGGCTCCTTCGAcaagcgccttccaaacccgccacctctaccgtCCGACCTCCGACCACACCGCGCCACACCACCGCGACGCAGCGCCCCGCTCGATCCCCGTCGCTCCCTCACCTTGGGTACGGCGGCCTGGAAAATAAAATCGACCATGTCGTCTCCGGTGGAGTTGGTCGCTTGCAGGGATATGGAGAGGAGGTTGGAGTTGTTAGTGGACAACTGGAAGGAGAAGGTGATGGTCAGACCATCCTTGTTGTACGCCACGATGGGGGGAATGGTTGCCGgtgctggagggagggagagagagagagagacggttacCCGATCGCATTTCATTCGCTACGGCCAAACACAGAGCCCGGGGAGGGGCGCAAAGATGGAGGACACCTCACACCGcgtgtgacagggggagttccaCGCTCACCATACCCGGATTTCCAAATCCCtcagcccctccccatctctgtaacctcctccagccccctacacccctccccatctctgtaacctcctccagctccctacaccccctccctatctctgtaacctcctccagccccctacaccccctccctatctctgtaacctcctccagccccctacacctcctccctatctctgtaacctcctccagccccctacaccccctccctatctctgtaacctcctccagccccctacaccccctccctatctctgtaacctcctccagccccctacaccccctccctatctctgtaacctcctccagccccctacacccctccctatctctgtaaccccctccagccccctacacccctccctatctctgtaacctcctccagccccctacacaccctccctatctctgtaacctcctccagcccctacacccctccctatctctgtaacctcctccagcccctacacccctccctatctctgtaaccccctccagcccctacaccccctccctatctctgtaacctcctccagccccctacaccccctccctatctctgtaacctcctccagcccctacaccccctccctatctctgtaacccctccagccccctacacccctccctatctctgtaaccccctccagccccctacaccccctccctatctctgtaacctcctccagcccctacaccccctccctatctctgtaaccccctccagccccctacaccccctccctatctctgtaacctcctccagccccctacacccctccctatctctgtaaccccctccagcccctacaccccctccctatctctgtaacctcctccagcccctacaccccctccctatctctgtaaccccctccagccccctacaccccctccctatctctgtaacctcctccagccccctacacccctccctatctctgtaaccccctccagcccctacacccctccctatctctgtaaccccctccagcccctacacccctccctatctctgtaaccccctccagcccctacaccccctccctatctctgtcacctcctccagcccctacacccctccctatctctgtaacctcctccagcccctacaccccctccctatctctgtaacctcctccagccccctacaccccctccctatctctgtaacctcctccagctccctacacccctccctatctctgtaacctcctccagccccctacaccccctccctatctctgtaacctcctccagcccctacacccctccctatctctgtaacctcctccagcccctacaccccctccctatctctgtaacctcctccagcccccgacacccctccctatctctgtaacctcctccagccccctacaccccctccctatctctgtaacctcctccagccccctacacgccctccctgtctctgtaacctcctccagccccctatacccctccctatctctgtaaccccctccagcccctacacccctccctatctctgtaacctcctccagccccctacaccccctccctatctctgttacctcctccagcccctacaccccctccctatctctgtaacctcctccagcccctacaccccctccctatctctgttacctcctccagcccctacaccccctccctatctctgtaacctcctccagcccctacaccccctccctatctctgtaacctcctccagcccccctacaccccctccctatctctgtaacctcctccagcccctacaccctctccccatctctgtaaccacctccagccccctacaccccctccctatctctgtaaccctcctccagccccctgcacccctccctatctctgtaacctcctccagctccctacacccctccctatctctgtaacctcctccagccccctacacccctccctatctctgtaacctccttcagcccctacaccccctccctatccctgtaacttcctccagcccctacacccctccctatctctgtaacttcctccagcccctgcacccctccctatctctgtaacctcctccagaccctaaacccctccctatctctgtaacctcctccagccccctacaccccctccctatctctgtaacctcctccagccccctacacccctccctatctctgtaacttcctccagccccctacaccccctccctatctctgtaacctcctccagccccctacaccccctccctgtctctgtaacctcctccagcccctacacccctccctatctcggtaacctcctccaccccctacaccccctccctatctctgtaacctcctccagccccctacaccccctccctatctctgtaacctcctccagccccctacaccccctccctgtctctgtaacctcctccagcccctacaccccctccctatttctgtaacctcctccagctccctacacccctccctatctctgtaaccctcctccagctccctacaccccctccctatctctgtaacctcctccagctccctacaccccctccctatctctgtaacctcctccagccccctacacctctccctatctctgttacccctccagcccctacaccctcctatctctgttacctcctccagcccctacaccccctccctatctctgtaacctcctccagcccctacaccccctccctatctctgtaacctcctccagccccctacaccccctccctatctctgttacctcctccagcccctacaccccctccctatctctgtaacctcctccagcccctacaccccctccctatctctgttacctcctccagcccctacacctcctccctatctctgtaacctcctccagcccctacaccccctccctatctctgtaacctcctccagcccccctacaccccctccctatctctgtaacctcctccagcccctacaccctctccccatctctgtaaccacctccagccccctacaccccctccctatctctgtaaccctcctccagccccctgcaccccttcctatctctgtaaccccctccagccccctacacccctccctatctctgtaacctcctccagctccctacaccccctccctatctctgtaacctcctccaacccctacacccctccctatctctgtaacctcctccagccccgacacccctccctatctctgtaaccttctccagccccctacacccctccctatctctgtaacctcctccagccccctacaccccctccctatctctgtaacctcctccagccccctacaccccctccctatcactgtaacctcctccagcccctacaccccctccctatctctgttacctcctccagcccctacaccccctccctatctctgtaacctcctccagcccctacaccccctccctatctctgtaacctcctccagcccccctacaccccctccctatctctgtaacctcctccagccccctacacccctccctatctctgtaacctcctccagcccctacaccccctccctatctctgtaacctcctccagcccctacacccctccctatctctgtaacctcctccagccccctacacccctccctatctctgtaacctcctccagccccctacaccccctccctatctcagtaacctcctccagcccctacaccccctccctatctctgtaacctcctcccgccccctacaccccctccctatctctgtaacctcctccagcccctacacccctccctatctctgtaacctcctccagcccctacaccgcctccctatctctttaaccgcctccagctccctacccttcccgctgcctcggggaaaagcagccggcataatcaaggacccccccacgcaccccggacattctctcttccaccttcttccgtcgggggaaaaagatacaaaagtctgaggtcacgtaccgaccgactcgagaacagcttcttccctgctgctgctgtcagacttttgaatggacctacctcgcactaagttgatctttctctacacccctagctgtgactgtcacactacattctgcaccctctcctttccttctcgatgaacggtatgctttgtctgtatagcgcgcaaggaacaatacttttcactgcatcccaatacatgtgacaataataaatcaaatcaaaaatgtctctcatcattttgtcgacctctatccggtctcccctcagcctccatctttccagtgagagcaatcccagtttattcaacctctcggtATGGTACGGTAACAcattgggttagcactgctgcttcacagctccagggacccgggttcgactcccggctcgggtcactgtctgtgtggagtttgcacattctcctcgtgtctgcgtgggtttcctccgggtgctccggtttcctcccacagtccaaagatgtgcgggttaggttgattggccatgctaaaaattgcccctcagtgtcctgggatgcgtagattagggggattagtgggtaaatatgtagggatatgggggtagggcctgggtgggattgtggtcggtgcagactcgatgggccgaatggcctctttctgtgctgtagggtttctatgatctatgatctctcctcatagccgacactctcgagaccaggcaacttcctggtgagcactctctccaaagcttccacatccttctattagtgcggcgaccagaaccgcacgcaatgctccaaatgcggcctaacgaaAGTGTTATATTGCTGCAACATCAGTTTCCAACTCCCTGCCCTGGGGGTAACAGCGCCCTGAGATGTGGAGGGTAATTATCAACCGCATGACCTACCCGAATCATTCAGTCCTCCGAGCAAATCCAACAACCCTCCGTCTCCCAAGGATTCCTTCACCGTCTGCGAGGTGTGAATCACAGGGTGGGAATCATTGACACCCAGTAGGTCCAACAGATCATTAGTCTGTAAACGGGAATGATTCACAGAAAGTGACACAGCGGACAAAACATTCATCTGAATGTGGCACTCATTACAACAGCAAGGGATAAACAGAGGGAGAGCCTGGgatctaaccgaggggttcggggtggtttatatatagaataacagatacccgggagtgagtgacagactggaatctaatcgaggggttcggggtggtttatatatagaataacagatacccgggagtgagttacagactggaatctaatcgaggggttcggggtggtttatatatagaataacagatacccgggagtgagttacagactggaatctaatcgaggggttcggggtggtttatatatagaataacagatacccgggagtgagttacagactggaatctaatcgaggggttcggggtggtttatatatagaataacagatacccgggagtgagttacagactggaatctaatcgaggggttcggggtggtttatatatagaataacagatacccgggagtgagttacagactggaatctaatcgaggggtttggggtggtttatatatagaataacagatacccgggagtgagttactgactggaatctaatcgaggggttcagggtggtttatatatagaataacagatacctgggagtgagttacagactggaatctaatcgaggggttcggggtggtttatatatagaataacagatacccgggagtgagttacagactggaatctaatcgaggggttcggggtggtttatatatagaataacagatacccgggagtgagttactgactggaatctaatcgaggggttcagggtggtttatatatagaataacagatacccgggagtgagttacagactggaatctaattgaggggttcggtgtagtttatatacagaataacagatacccgggagtgagttacagactggaatctaatcgaggggtttggggtggtttatatacagaataacagatacccgggagtgagttacagactggaatctaatcgaggggttcggggtggtttatatatagaataacagatacccgggagtgagttacagactgggatataattgaggggttcggtgtagtttatatacagaataacagatacccgggagtgagttacagactggaatctaatcgaggggtttggggtggtttatatacagaataacagatacccgggagtgagttacagactggaatctaatcgaggggttcagggtggtttatatatagaataacagatacccgggagtgagttacagactggaatctaatcgaggggttcggggtggtttatatatagaataacagatacccgggagtgagttacagactgggatataatcgaggggttcggggtggtttatatatagaataacagatacccgggagtgagctacagactgggatctaatcgaggggttcagggtggtttatatacagaataacagatacccgggagtgagttacagactggaatcgaatcgaggggttcagggtggtttatatacagaataacagatacccgggagtgagttacagactggaatctaatcgaggggttcggggtggtttatatacagaataacagatacccgggagtgagttacagactgggatccaatcgaggggttcggggtggtttatatatagaatgacagatacccgggagtgagttacagactggaatctaatcgagggattcggggtggtttatatatagaataacagatacccgggagtgagttacagactggaatctaatcgaggggttcggggtggtttatatatagaataacagatacccgggagtgagttacagactggaatctaatcgaggggttcggggtggtttatatatagaataacagatacccgggagtgagttacagactgcaatccaatcgaggggttcggggtggtttatatgtagaataagagatacccgggagtgagttacagactggaatctaatcgaggggttctgggtggtttatatatagaataacagataactgggagtgagttacagactggaatctaatcgaggggttcggggtggtttatatatagaataacagatacccgggagtgagttacagactggaatctaatcgaggggttcggggtggtttatatatagaataacagatacccgggagtgagttacagactggaatctaatcgaggggttcggggtggtttatatacagaataacaggtacccgggagtgagttacagactggaatctaatcgaggggttcagggtagtttatatacagaataacagatacccgggagtgagttacagactggaatctaatcgatgggttcagggtggtttatatatagaataacagatacccgggagtgagttacagactggaatctaatcgaggggctcagggtggtttatatgtagaataacagctccccgggagtgagttacagactggaatctaatcgaggggttcggggtggtttatatatagaataacagatacccgggagtgagttacagactggaatctaatcgaggggttcagggtagtttatatacagaataacagatacccgggagtgagttacagactggaatctaatcgaggggttcggggtggtttatatatagaataacagatacccgggagtgagttacagactggaatctaatcgaggggttcggggtggtttatatatagaataacagatacccgggagtgagttacagactggaatctaatcgaggggttcggggtggtttatatatagaataacagatacccgggagtgagttacagactggaatctaatcgaggggttcggggtggtttatatatagaataacagatacccgggagtgagttacagactggaatctaatcgaggtgtttgtggtggtttatatatagaataacagatacccgggagtgagttacagactggaatctaatcgaggggtttggggtggtttatatatagaataacagatacccgggagtgagttacagactggaatctaatcgaggggtttggggtggtttatatatagaataacagatccccgggagtgagttacagactggaatctaatcgaggggtttggggtggtttatatatagaataacagatccccgggagtgagttacagactggaatctaatcgagggatttggggtggtttatatatagaataacagatacccgggagtgagttactgactggaatctaatcgagggattcggggtggtttatatatagaataacagatacccgggagtgagttacaggctggaatctaatcgagggattcgggatggtttatatatagaataacagatacccgggagtgagttacagactggaatctaatcgaggggttcagggtagtttatatacagaataacagatacccgggagtgagttacagactggaatcgaatcgacgggttcggggtggtttatatatagaataacagatacccgggagtgagttacagactggaatctaatcgaggggttcggggtggtttatatacggaataacaggtacccgggagtgagttacagactggaatctaatcgaggggtttggggtggtttatatacagaataacagatacccgggagtgagttacagactggaatctaatcgaggggttcggggtggtttatatatagaataacagatacccgggagtgagttacagactggaatctaatcgaggggttcagggtggtttatatatagaataacagatacccgggagtgagttacagactggaatctaatcgaggggttcggggtggtttatatatagaataacagatacccgggggtgagttacagactggaatctaatcgaggggttcggggtggtttatatatagagtaacagatacccgggagtgagttacagactggaatctaatcgaggggttcggggtggtttatatatagaataacagatacccgggagtgagttacagagtggaatctaatcgaggggttcagggtgttttatatatagaataacagatacccgggagtgagttacagagtggaatctaatcgaggggttcagggtggtttatatacagaataacaggtacccgggagtgagttacagactggaagctaatcgaggggttcggggtggtttatatacagaataacagatacccgggagtgagttacagactggaatctaatcgaggggttcggggtggtttatatatagaataacagatacccgggagtgagttacagactggaatctaatcgaggggttcggggtggtttatatatagaataacagatacccgggagtgagttacagactggaatctaatcgaggggttcggggtggtttatatatagaataacagatacccgggagtgagttacagactggaatctaatcgagggttggTAGATTATATTATCTCCCAGTTTTTTTGGTACCTCGTTGCTAATCTGCGTTGAGTTCTGTAGAACTTTCTTTTCTTGTTTTTCCACTTCCCGGTTGCTGTCCGTGATGTCCTGGGATTCACTGCCGGGAGGTTTCGACATCAGTGGCATTCTCTCAAGTACCGCAGCTCTGAAAGgcacagaggtgtgtgtgagaacggGCCTGGACTTCTTCCATCTTTGACACACATCTCTGCGAATCCCCAACCTTCgtcagtcccagagggggaggaCCCTCACTTGTGACCCCACACTGAACACCTACTCTACGATCGCCCTCAACActggtaccccacaaggctgtgtcctcaaccccctcactatactccttatccacctccgactgtgcggccaaattcccctccaactaagtttgctgacgacaccaccgtagtgggtcggatctcaaacagtgacgggacagagaacaggaatgagatagagaatctggtgaactggtgcagcaacaataatctctccctcaatgtcaacaaaacgaaggagattgtcatcgacttcaggaagtgtaaaggagaacatgcccctgtcgacatcaacgggggggaagtagaaagggtcgagagagcttcagggttttaggtgtccagatcaccaacaacctgtcctggtcccccccatgccgacactatagttaagaaagccccaccaacgcctctactttctcagaagactaaggaaatttggcatgtcagctacgactctcaccaacttttacagatgccccatagaaagcattctttctggttgtatcacagcttggtctggggctcctgctctgcccaagaccgcaaggaactacaaaagggtcgtgaatgtagcccaatccatcacgcaaaccagcctcccatccattgactctgtctacacttcccgctgcctcgggggaaaagcagccggcataattaaggaccccccccacacaccccggacattctctcttccaccttcttccgtcaggaaaaagatacaaaagtctgaggtcacggaccgaccgactcaagaacagcttcttccctgctgctgtcagacttttgaatggaccgacctcgcattaagttgatctttctctacaccctagctatgactgtaacactacattctgcactctctcctttccttctctatgaacggtatgctttgtctgtagagcatgcaagaaacaatattataCACTGTAAATAgagagtggttaagaaggcattcggcatgcttggtttcatcggtcagaacattgaatacaggagttgggacgtcttgttgaagttgtacaagacattggtaaggccacacttggaatactgtgtacagttctggtcaccctattatagaaaggatattattaaactagaaagtgtgcagaaaagatttactaggatgctaccgggacttgatggtttgagttataaggagaagctggatagactgggacttttttctctggagcgtaggaggctgaggggtgaccttatagaggtctataaaataatgaggggcacagatcagctagatagtcaatatcttttcccaaaggtaggggagtctaaaactagagggcataggtttaaggtgagaggggagagatacagaagggaccagaggggcaattttttcaaacagagggtggtgagtgtctggaacaagctgccagaggcagttgtagaggcgggtacaattttgtcttttaaaaagcgtttagacagttacatgggtacgatgggtatagagggatatggggcaaacgcgggcattgggactagcttaggggttaaaaacaaaagggggcggcatggacaagttgggccgaagggcctgtttccatgctgtaaacctctatgactcgatgactcgctctgactgtaacactacattctgcaccctctcctttccttctctatgaacggtatgctttgtctgtatagcgcgcaagaaacaatacttttcactgtatcccaatacatgtgacaataataaatcagatcgatTCAAATCGAGAGTCAGGATCCG
This sequence is a window from Mustelus asterias unplaced genomic scaffold, sMusAst1.hap1.1 HAP1_SCAFFOLD_3828, whole genome shotgun sequence. Protein-coding genes within it:
- the LOC144490805 gene encoding AP-1 complex subunit gamma-1-like; this encodes QPLVQVASWCVGEYGDLLLSGDCEEETPIQVTEDDILDVLETVLQSHLSLPATRAYAITALMKLSTRIHENVDRIRQVVSIYGSCLDVELQQRAVEYNALFKKYDHMRAAVLERMPLMSKPPGSESQDITDSNREVEKQEKKVLQNSTQISNETNDLLDLLGVNDSHPVIHTSQTVKESLGDGGLLDLLGGLNDSAPATIPPIVAYNKDGLTITFSFQLSTNNSNLLSISLQATNSTGDDMVDFIFQAAVPK